In the genome of Agromyces sp. CF514, the window TCGCGCCGCTGGCCGACCGCTTCCCGGGCGCGCGAACGGTCGACCTCGTCGCGCCGAGCGGCGCCGACCCGCAGGTGATCGTCGTCGACGAGGGCGAGCGGATGCCGCGCGACCGCCGCCCGGTGACCGCCGAGATCGTCGGCGACCGCAGCTTCGCCGTCGACCGCGACGGGTTCTGGCAGGTGCATCGCGGAGCGGCGGCGACGCTGTCGAAGGCCGTCCAGGACCTCGTCGACGCCGACCGCTTCGACCCGCGCGCGGCGAACCTCGACCTGTACGGCGGCGTGGGCCTGCTCGCCGCCGCCGTCGGGGACCGCTTCGGCGAGACCGTTCGCATCACGAGCGTGGAGTCCGACGAACGCGCGACGACACACGCGGGTGCCAACCTCGCCGACTGGGTGGGGGCCAGGGCCGTGACTGCTCGGGTGGATCGCTACCTCGCCCAGCTCGAGGCCGACGCGGGTCCGGGCGAGCGTGCGCGGTTGCGGGACGCGACCGTCGTGCTCGACCCGCCGCGTTCCGGCGCCGGACGCGAGGTCGTCGAGCGGCTCGTCGCGCTCGGGCCGCGGCAGCTCGTCTACGTGGCCTGCGACCCGGTCGCACTCGCCCGCGACATCGGGCTGTTCCGTGAACGCGGATACGAGCTCGAGGCGCTGGAGGCGTTCGACCTGTTCCCGAACACGCACCATGTCGAGGCGGTCGCCCGGCTGGCCGCTATCGTGTGACTGACCGGTCAGAAGGGGGATCCGTTGTCGGGTGCAGCACAGGCAGAGCGAGCGACGGTCGCGATCGTCGACGACCACGAGGCGGTGCGGCTCGGGCTCCGGGCGGCGTGCCGCGATGCGGGATACGACGTCGTCGCCGAGACGGCCGACGTGCCCGACCTGCTCGCAGCGCTCGCCGCTCGTGAGCGCCGGCGGTGCGACGTGGTCGTGCTCGACCTCTCGCTCGGCGACGGATCGAGCGTGACCGAGAACGTCCGAAGCATCCTCGCCACGGGCAGCGCGGTGCTCGTGCACAGCATCGCCGATCGGGTCGCCGCGGTTCGCGAGGCGCTCGCCGCGGGGGCGGCGGGCGTGATTCCGAAGGCGTCGCCGATGGCCTCCGTCATCGCGGCCATCGCGACCGTGGCGCGCGGGGACGCGCTGAACAACGTGGAGTGGGCGAGCGCGATCGAGGCCGACCGGGAGTTCGCCAAGGCGCAGCTCGGCCGCCGCGAGCACGACGTGCTGCACCTGTACGCCTCCGGCCTGCCCCTGAAGCTCGTCGCGGCCCAGCTGGGCATCGCGCACTCGACGGCCCGCGAGTACCTCGACCGCATCCGCGCGAAGTACGTCGAGGTCGGGCGCCCTGCGCCGACGAAGGTCGACCTGCTGCGTCGCGCGGTCGAAGACGGCATCCTCCCGGGGCTCGACGGTGACGGCGGGGACCCCCGGCGCTGAGGCGCGCGCATCACGTGCGGTGGTGCGGCGCCGGACGGCGGTGACGCGGGAGCAGGTCGAGACCGTCGCGAGCCGCGCGCTCGGCATCTTCGGCGTCGTGTTCGGCCTGCAGGCGCTCCCGCTCGCGCTCGACCAGACGGCGGGCCTGCGACCGGGCGCGGGCGCCGCGATCATCGCGTTCCTCTACGGCGCGATCCTCGCGATCGGACTCGCGGCGCTCAGCCGCACGGCCATGCGCAGCGCCGCGTTCACGTTCGCCGTGCTCTATGCCGCGTCGATCGTCGTCTGGCCGTTCGTGGTCGAGGATCCGAGCATCGTCGCGGCGGCGCCGCCGTGGTTGTACTATCTCTGCACCGTCGCGACCACCGCGGCCGCGGTCGCCCTGCCGATGCCGTGGGCCGCGGCGTATACGGCGCTCGTGCCCGCGATGTACGGCGTCGTGCGGCTGCTGCCGACCGGCGGATCGGCGACGCCGCTCGTCGCGCTGCTCGACGCGATGTACGCCCTGATCCTCGGCGCCGTCGTGCTCATCATCGTGACCATGCTCCGCAACGCGGCCAAGACGGTCGACATCGCGCAGGAGGCGGCACTGCAGCGGTACGAGCACGCCGTGCGCCTGCACGCCTCCGAACTCGAGCGTGCGAAGGTCGACGCGCTCGTGCACGACAGCGTGCTCACGACGCTGCTCTCGGCTGCGGCCGCGGATTCGCCGGACGAGCAGGCGCTCGCGGCCCGGATGGCGCGGGACGCGATGCACCGGCTCGACGAGGCGGGCGCCGCGCAACCGCTCGCCGACGACCGCATGCGGCTGCCCGTGCTCGTTCGCCGGCTGCGGGCCGCGCTCGCCTCGTTCGCCGCGCCGTTCACCGTGCGCGTGGTGAACACGGGCGGCGTCGACCTGCCCGCCGACGCCGGGGAGGCGCTGTACGCGGCAGCCGTCCAGGCGATGGTGAACAGCATGCAGCACGCCGACGAGCCGGGGCGCGCCGTGCGGCGCGAGCTGCGCGTTCGCGGCATCCGAACCGGCGGCTGCATCATCGAGATCGGCGACAACGGCGCCGGGTTCGACGTCGAGGCGATGCCGGCCGAGCGTCTCGGCGTGCGGGTCTCGGTCCTCGAACGCATGGCGAACGTCGGCGGTTCTGCGACGATCGAGTCGACGCCCGGGCTCGGCACCACGGTCTCGCTCTCGTGGCCAGCCGGAGCGGAGGGCGGACGATGATCGGGATCCCCCGTTCCCTGCTCCTGCTGCTCGCGGCACTGTTCTCGGCCTACCACGTGGCGCTCGCGATCTCGTCGATCGAGGTGCCCGCCTCCCCGTGGCCGACGGTCGTCGCGCTCGTGCTCTACGCGGCCGCCACGATCGCGAGCCTGTCGGTCGGATCGCGCGTGCGCATGCCGGACTGGCTCGCCGCGTTCGACCTCGCCGTGAGCATCGTGCTGCCCCTGCTCGTGACGAGCCAGCTCGACCCCGACGCGGCGAACGGGTACGCGACGTGGTACGTCGCCGCGGTCGGAACGCTGATGACCATCGCCGCGGCCCGCCGCCAGCTCACGGCGGCCTGGCTGGGCGTGATCGCGCTCGCGGTGCAGACGGTCGTCTGGGACGGACCGCTCGCGCTCGGCACGCTGGGCGTCATCGGCAGCATCGCGTGGGTCGCGATCGCCCACATGCTCTCGGCTGCGCTCGGAACCGCCGCGCGCGAGGCCAGGCGCTACGCGCACGCCGAGCGCGAGGCCGCGGAGTGGCAGGCCGCGCAGGACGCCCACCTGTTCGTCGGCCAGACCCGGCTCGTGCAGACCAACCGCATCGCCGCGCCCATGCTGCGACGCATCGCCGATCGCGGCGGCGTGCTCACGGCGCAGCAGCGTCGGGAGTGCCGCATGCTCGAGGCGGCGATCCGCGACGAGATCCGAGGGCGGATGCTGCTCTCCGACGACGTGCGGATGCGGGTGCAGGCCGCGCGCGAGCGCGGCGCCGTCGTGACCCTGCTCGACGAGGGCGGCATCGACGACCTCGACGCCGTCGAGCGCGAGCGCGTGCTCGCACTCGTCGCGGAGGCGATCGGGGCGTCGCAGGCCGACCGCATCGTGGTCCGCACGGCTGCCGAGACCTCGTCGACCGCCGTGACCGTGGTCGGCCTCGTGCAGCCCGACCCGGCGGCGCACGTCGACGACCCCGACGACCTCGACGTCGAGCTGTGGCTCGAGATCCCGCGACAGGCGCCCATCGGCAGCGCCTGACGTCCGCGCGACGGTCGGCCTCCGCGGACGCAAGGCGAGCGAGGCGAGCGAGGCACCGATCGCGGGCGCCGGATGCGCCCCGGAAAGAAGGTTGGGGGGCCGACCGATGGTCGAACCCCCCAACAAGCCCGAGCCACGGCGACAACCCGAATATCGCCCTGACTCGCCCCCAACCACTCGCCGGTTACCCGACCGACGAGGGTGGCGGCTCCCTGAGGGAGCCTGCAGAAACCATGTTCACAAACGTGCCGTGACCTCGACAGTCGGCTTTTCGGGGGACACGCGTGGGGGACATGCGCGTTCGAGGTCGCCCGAGGCCTCGCGGCTCAGCCTGCGCTGCGGTTCCAGCGCGTGCTTCGGAGGTCTGCTCCGCGCATCGAGCCCGCACTGCGCGTCCATGCGCTGCGCCCGGGTTCGATGGCCTGCGCGGCGTCGGCCTCGGCGTCGATCGCGGCCAGCAGCACCGCCGTCACGGCCGCAGCCTCTTCGTCGGTGACCCCGCGCGTGGTGAACCGGATGGCCGCAGCGCGCGCCGCGGCATCCGATTCGGTGGTGTTCTCGTCAAGCGTGCTCATGTCGCCCCTTACAGCGGGATGTTGCCGTGCTTCTTGGGCGGCAGGCTCGCACGCTTGGTGCGGAGCGAGCGCAGGGCCTTCAGCACCGCGACGCGAGTGGCCGCGGGCTCGATCACGCCGTCGAGCTCGCCGCGCTCGGCGGCGAGGAACGGCGAGGCCACGTTGTAGGTGTACTCGTTCGCGAGCTTCGTGCGCACGGCGGCGACGTCTTCGCCGGCCTCTTCGGCGCGCTTGATCTCGCCGCGGTAGAGGATGTTGACCGCGCCCTGGCCGCCCATGACGGCGATCTCGGCGGTCGGCCAGGCGAGGTTGATGTCGGCGCCGAGCTGCTTGGAGCCCATGACGATGTACGCGCCGCCGTACGCCTTGCGCGTGATGACGGTCACGAGCGGGACGGTCGCCTCGGCGTACGCGTAGAGGAGCTTCGCGCCGCGGCGGATGACGCCGGTCCACTCCTGGTCGGTGCCGGGCAGGTAGCCGGGCACGTCGACGAGCGTGAGGATCGGGATCGAGAACGCGTCGCAGAAGCGCACGAAGCGCGAGGCCTTCTCGCCGGCGGCGATGTTGAGGGTGCCGGCCATCTGGCTGGGCTGGTTCGCGATGATGCCGACCGAGCGGCCCTCGATTCGTGCGAACCCGATGAGGATGTTCGGCGCGAACAGCGGCTGCACCTCGAGGAAGTCGCCGTGGTCGACGATGCCCTCGATGACCGCGTGCATGTCGTAGGGCTGGTTCGGGGAGTCGGGGATCACCGTGTTGAGACGGAGGTCCTCGTCGGTGGTCTCGAGCGCGGACTCGGTGTCGTACACCGGCGCGTCGGTCATGTTGTTGTCGGGCAGGAACGAGATGAGCGTGCGCGCGTAGTCGAGCGCGTCGGACTCGTCGCTCGCGAGGTAGTGCGCGACGCCCGAGACCGAGTTGTGCGTGAGCGCGCCGCCGAGCTCCTCCATGCCGACGTCTTCGCCGGTGACGGTCTTAATGACGTCGGGGCCGGTGACGAACATCTGGCTGGTCTTGTCGACCATGATGACGAAGTCGGTGAGCGCGGGGGAGTAGACCGCGCCGCCGGCCGCAGGGCCGCAGACGATCGAGATCTGGGGGATGACGCCCGATGCGGCCGTGTTGCGGCGGAAGATCTCGCCGTACTTGCCGAGCGCGACGACGCCCTCCTGGATGCGGGCTCCGCCGGAGTCGAGGATGCCGATGATCGGCACGCCCGTCTTCAGGGCGAGCTCCATGACCTTGATGATCTTCTCGCCGGCGACCTCGCCGAGCGAGCCGCCGAAGATCGTGAAGTCCTGCGAGTACACGGCCACCTGGCGGCCGTGGATCGTGCCGGTGCCCGTGACGACGGCGTCGCCGTAGGGGCGCTTGGCCTCCATGCCGAAGGCGTGCGTGCGGTGGCGCACGAACTCGTCGAGCTCGACGAACGAGCCGGGGTCGAGCAGCTCGGCGATGCGCTCGCGCGCCGTCATCTTGCCCTTGGCGTGCTGCTTCTCGATGGCGGCCTCGCCGCTCGCGGTCACCGCCTCGTGGTAGCGCGCACGCAGGTCGGCGAGCTTGCCCGCAGTCGTGAAGAGGTCGGGGCCGTCAGTCGCATCGGTCACGCGATTCACTCTACCGTCGCCCATCCGGCGGCCTTCGTTGAGGGATTCCTACAAATCGGCGCCCCGCAAGTGTGCGTTCCGCGCGGCCGCCTGCGGGAGACTGTCGGCATGGACCTTCCGAAGTCGCGCGCCGTCGCCCCCCGTCTCGAGTTCCTGGTCACCGCCACGTCGACGAACGACGCGCTCCGCGAGGCCGCGGGCGGGGCGGATGCCGCGGGCTGGCCCCACGGCTCGGTGCTCGTCACCGACGACCAGACGCAGGGGCGCGGGCGCCTCGGCCGTACCTGGCTGGCGCCCACGGGCAAGACCCTCGCGATCTCCCTGCTGCTGCGCCCCCAGGACGTCGAGGGCGGGCCGCTCCCGGCCGACGCCTACGGCTGGATCCCGCTCATCGCGGGTGCGGCGATGACCGAGGCGGTGACGCGCGCCGTCGCGGCGGCCGCCGAGGCATCCGCCCCGCTCGCCGACCCCGACGACCGGTCCGGCGGGGTGGAGGTGGCGCTGAAGTGGCCGAACGACGTGCTCGTATCGGGCTACAAGGTGTGCGGCATCCTCTCGGAGCTGCTGCCAGAGTCGGGCGCCGTGGTCGTCGGCGCCGGCCTCAACCTCACGCTCGACGAGCACGACCTGCCCACGCTCACCTCGACCTCGCTGCTGCTCGCGACGGGGGTCGCGCCCGACGCCGACGCGGTGCTCGCGGACTACCTCTCGGGGTTCATGCGCTTGTTCGACGCGTTCGTCGCGGCAGGCGGCGACGCGGAGACGAGCGGCGTCGCACCGGTCGTGTCGGCGCTCTGCGGCACGCTCGGCTCCGAGGTGCGCGTCGAGCTGCCCGGAGACGAGGAACTGCTCGGAACGGCCGAGCGCCTCGACTCCGACGGGCGCCTCGTCGTGCGCGACCGTGAGAACGGCGAGGAGCAGGCTGTCGCCGCCGGGGATGTGACCCACCTGAGGTATTAATGGGCGTATGGCGAGGGGGAGCGATTCGCGCGCGGTGAAACGGGCCGCGAGCCGCGCCGCGCGCGGTGACGCCGCGGCCGCATCCGGTGCGACGCCGCCCGCCCCTGCACGGCCGCGCGCCACCGCCGGGACCGCGGCAGGCAGCGGCACCGGTACGCCGGGCCTCCCGTCCGCGACGGCGGCCGGGTACCCGCCGGGCGGCACCGCGCCCGTGATGCGTCCCGAGCGGGTCGTCGCGCGCGTGCGCTCGCACGCGAGGCGCCTGATCCCGTCGGCGCTGCTGCTCATCGCGGTCGTCGGAGCGACGACGTACGCGGTCGGCGTGTTCGACGATCCGTGGGTGCGGCTCGGCATCCTGGTCGCAGCCGTGCTCGTGCTGCTGGTCGGGTGCGTGCTGCCGCTCATCGCCTGGCTCGCCCGGCGCACGACCATCACCACCAGGCGGGTCGTGCTGCGCCACGGCGTGTTCTCGCGCGTGCGCCAGGAACTGCTGAACAGCCGCGCCACGGACGTCGACGTGCGCGCCGGTTGGATCGCGTCGATGTTCGGGTCGGGCGACGTGCGCATCAACACCGCCCACGACCGCACGTTCGTGCTGCAGGACGTCCCGCGCCCCGAGCTCGTGCAGGCCGCGCTGCAGGAGCTCATGGATCCCTCGAGCCCCGCCGCGATCGAGCATCGGCGCGCCGTCCGCGCCGGTCTCGACGGCGACACCGTCGCCTGGCATCGGCGCTGAGTTCCGCACGGCGACGGGCTTCTCGGGCCTCGCCAGCGCACCCCGCGGGGTCGAGGCCGAAGCGGCTCGCACGCGGCATCCGGTTTCAAGGCTTACCCTAGAAGGTCGGACTCGTGCGCCCCCGAGCGCGAGCCGCACTATGGAGGTCTCCCGTGGACGAATGCAGGCACGGTTTCGAAGCAGGCATGTGCGCGACGTGCTTCCCGCCGCCCGAGCCGGTCGCCAAGCCCGCGGCCGCCGCGGTGCGCACGACCCGCACGACCACGTCGCTGCGCGGCGTGACCACGCGCACGTCGACCCGCCCGCCGGCGCGGGTGCCCGGCACGCGCGCCGCCGCGACGTTCACGCCGATCGACCCGAAGACCGTGCGCATCTACCACGTGACCCACGTCGAGAACCTCGCGTCTATCTTCGGCGCGGGCGCGATCCTCGCCGACGCGTCCGGCGCGCAGCCCGAGGTCGACCTCTCGGCCCCGGCCGCGCGCGAGTTCCGCCGCTCGGCGCCCGTCGCGGGCACCGAGCACGTCGTCGCCGACTACGTGCCGTTCCTGCTCTCGACCGACGCCCACGTGTGGGAGTCCGTGCGCACGGGCTCGCCCGACCCGCGGCTCGCCGACAGTGCGGTCGCCCGCCCCGCTGCCGACCACGTGCTGTTCGTGACCTCGATCGAGAAGGCGGTCGGCGCCCGCACCGACCAGGTCGGCGCGGTCGCGGTCACCGGCTCGGATGTCGCGGCCACCGGCTCGGTCGTCGACTCGGCGTGGCCCGACGTGCTGCGCGCGCTGCAGCGCATCCACCGCGACGACGACGGCGCCCAGCTGACCTCGGCCGAGTTCCTCGTTCACGACGCGCTCCCGCTCGAGCGGGTGCTGCTCATCGCGGTCGGCAACGACCGGGTGCGCGACCGCGTCCGCGCGGTGCTCGACACCTTCGACCTGCGCACGCGCGTCGCGGTGCACCCGCCGTACTTCCAGCCGAACGGCGGCGCCGTCAGCGAGAGCTGAGCGCCGCCGGGCCCTGGCCGTCGGCGGCATCGGGGCCCGCGGGCGTCGAAGGGCCGCCCGCGGCATCCGCGTGCTCGTGCTCCGGTTCTTCGAAGATCGTGCGCTGCGCCTCCTCGACCCGGTCGAGGTTCGAGAGCCCGTCGCTGCGGTGATGGCCGTAGACCCAGTAGCGGTACAGCACGAAGCGGAACGCCGTGCCGAGCCCGAGGCCGACGACGTTCGTCGCGATGTTGTCGGCCACGAGGCTCGTGTACCCGAGCCAGTGGTGGCTGACCCACAGGCAGCCGAGCGCGATCGCCATGCCGCCGAGCGAGACGACGACGTACTCGACGAACTCGCGCAGGTAGTTCTTGCGACGATGGCTCCGGAACGTCCAGTAGCGGTTGCCGAGCCAGTTGAAGATGATCGCGACGCTCGTCGAGATGGTCTTCGCGCCGATCGCGGACTGCGCCCAGTGGTCCTCGCCGAAGACGCCGATGCGCAGCAGGTTGAACAGCGCGACGTCGATGACGAGGCCGATGAGCCCGACCACGCCGAACTTCACCAGGTAGGCGAGCAGGCCCTCCCATGCTCGGGAGAGTGCGCTGCGGGCGGTGCTGGACACCGCCACATCCTATGCCGTGAGGATGCCGCCTAGACTGAACTGGTGCCGCGCAGACGGCTCCGGCGGGCGCCAGCGACATGCGGACCCCGCGAACAGAACCCCCTGAAGCAGAGGAGCGACCGCGTGCGAGTCGGAGTGATCGGCGGCGGACAGCTCGCCCGGATGATGATCCCCGCGGCCATCGAGCTCGGCGTCGACATCCGCGTGCTCGCCGAGGCCGACGGCATGTCGGCGGCGATCGCGGCCGACCGCGTCGGCGACTACACCGATCTCGCGACGGTGCTCGAGTTCGCCCGCGAGGTCGACGTCATCACCTTCGACCACGAGCACGTGCCGCAAGACGTGCTCCGTGCGCTCGTCGACGCGGGCGTGGCCGTGCGCCCCGGCCCCGATCCGCTGCGCTTCGCACAGGACAAGCTGCTCATGCGCGAACGCCTCTCCGAGCTCGGCCTGCCCGTGCCCGACTGGGCGCGCATCGAGTCGCCGGCCGAGCTCGACGAGTTCATCGCGGCGCACGGCGGCGCGGCGGTCGTGAAGACCCCACGCGGCGGCTACGACGGCAAGGGCGTGCGGGTCGTGCGCACCGCGGCCGAGGTCGCCGAATGGTTCGCCGCGGCATCCGAAGACGGTCGTGACGGCGCCCTGCTCGTCGAGGAGCTCGTCGACTTCCGTCGAGAGCTCGCCCAGCTGGTCGCGCGCCGGCCGTCGGGCGAGACCGTCGCCTGGCCGCTGGTCGAGACCGTGCAGGTCGGCGGGGTGTGCAGCGAGGTCATCGCCCCCGCCCCGCATTCGGCCGGCAAGATGTCCGACGTCGCGGCCGAGATCGCGTTCGCCGTCGCCGAGGGGCTCGGGGTGACCGGCGTCATGGCCGTCGAGCTCTTCGAGACGACCGACGAGCGCATCCTCGTGAACGAACTGGCCATGCGCCCGCACAACAGCGGCCACTGGTCGATGGACGGTGCCACCACCGGGCAGTTCGAGCAGCACCTGCGCGCGGTGCTCGACCTGCCGCTCGGCGGCACCGGCACGCACGCCGACTGGTCGGTCATGGTCAACGTGCTCGGCGGGCCCGTCGAGGGATCGCTCGCCGACCGCTACGCCGAGGCGCTCGCGCAGCACCCCACCGTCAAGCTGCACAACTACGGCAAGGCGCCGCGCCCCGGGCGCAAGGTCGGGCACGTCACCGCGATCGGCGACGACCTCGACGCCGTCGTCTACGAGGCGCGCGCCGCCGCGGCGGCCTTCCAGGACTGAGCGGATGCCGGTGGCCGCCCGCGTGCGGCGGCCGGCTCCGGCTTCGCTCATCGGCGACGCCCGCATCGGTGTCGTTGCGGGCATCTCCCAGCGCTCGGC includes:
- a CDS encoding class I SAM-dependent RNA methyltransferase is translated as MPRQQRPARANSTRAKSSRAKPAGPPAAARGRRPSTPVATDGPVLELDVERIAHGGVAVAHHEGRVVFVADAIPGERVRARVTDAAHTRFWRADTLEVLTASDDRRPHVWAEASVERAPDRRAGGAEFGHIAPERQRALKAEVLADALRRMGGVDRLVEVLPVDQALAPGVRADGTGWRTRVRLQVDGEGRVGPYAARSHTVVPVSSVPLAVDELAALAPLADRFPGARTVDLVAPSGADPQVIVVDEGERMPRDRRPVTAEIVGDRSFAVDRDGFWQVHRGAAATLSKAVQDLVDADRFDPRAANLDLYGGVGLLAAAVGDRFGETVRITSVESDERATTHAGANLADWVGARAVTARVDRYLAQLEADAGPGERARLRDATVVLDPPRSGAGREVVERLVALGPRQLVYVACDPVALARDIGLFRERGYELEALEAFDLFPNTHHVEAVARLAAIV
- a CDS encoding response regulator transcription factor, whose translation is MSGAAQAERATVAIVDDHEAVRLGLRAACRDAGYDVVAETADVPDLLAALAARERRRCDVVVLDLSLGDGSSVTENVRSILATGSAVLVHSIADRVAAVREALAAGAAGVIPKASPMASVIAAIATVARGDALNNVEWASAIEADREFAKAQLGRREHDVLHLYASGLPLKLVAAQLGIAHSTAREYLDRIRAKYVEVGRPAPTKVDLLRRAVEDGILPGLDGDGGDPRR
- a CDS encoding sensor histidine kinase; this encodes MTREQVETVASRALGIFGVVFGLQALPLALDQTAGLRPGAGAAIIAFLYGAILAIGLAALSRTAMRSAAFTFAVLYAASIVVWPFVVEDPSIVAAAPPWLYYLCTVATTAAAVALPMPWAAAYTALVPAMYGVVRLLPTGGSATPLVALLDAMYALILGAVVLIIVTMLRNAAKTVDIAQEAALQRYEHAVRLHASELERAKVDALVHDSVLTTLLSAAAADSPDEQALAARMARDAMHRLDEAGAAQPLADDRMRLPVLVRRLRAALASFAAPFTVRVVNTGGVDLPADAGEALYAAAVQAMVNSMQHADEPGRAVRRELRVRGIRTGGCIIEIGDNGAGFDVEAMPAERLGVRVSVLERMANVGGSATIESTPGLGTTVSLSWPAGAEGGR
- a CDS encoding acyl-CoA carboxylase epsilon subunit gives rise to the protein MSTLDENTTESDAAARAAAIRFTTRGVTDEEAAAVTAVLLAAIDAEADAAQAIEPGRSAWTRSAGSMRGADLRSTRWNRSAG
- a CDS encoding acyl-CoA carboxylase subunit beta — translated: MGDGRVNRVTDATDGPDLFTTAGKLADLRARYHEAVTASGEAAIEKQHAKGKMTARERIAELLDPGSFVELDEFVRHRTHAFGMEAKRPYGDAVVTGTGTIHGRQVAVYSQDFTIFGGSLGEVAGEKIIKVMELALKTGVPIIGILDSGGARIQEGVVALGKYGEIFRRNTAASGVIPQISIVCGPAAGGAVYSPALTDFVIMVDKTSQMFVTGPDVIKTVTGEDVGMEELGGALTHNSVSGVAHYLASDESDALDYARTLISFLPDNNMTDAPVYDTESALETTDEDLRLNTVIPDSPNQPYDMHAVIEGIVDHGDFLEVQPLFAPNILIGFARIEGRSVGIIANQPSQMAGTLNIAAGEKASRFVRFCDAFSIPILTLVDVPGYLPGTDQEWTGVIRRGAKLLYAYAEATVPLVTVITRKAYGGAYIVMGSKQLGADINLAWPTAEIAVMGGQGAVNILYRGEIKRAEEAGEDVAAVRTKLANEYTYNVASPFLAAERGELDGVIEPAATRVAVLKALRSLRTKRASLPPKKHGNIPL
- a CDS encoding biotin--[acetyl-CoA-carboxylase] ligase — its product is MDLPKSRAVAPRLEFLVTATSTNDALREAAGGADAAGWPHGSVLVTDDQTQGRGRLGRTWLAPTGKTLAISLLLRPQDVEGGPLPADAYGWIPLIAGAAMTEAVTRAVAAAAEASAPLADPDDRSGGVEVALKWPNDVLVSGYKVCGILSELLPESGAVVVGAGLNLTLDEHDLPTLTSTSLLLATGVAPDADAVLADYLSGFMRLFDAFVAAGGDAETSGVAPVVSALCGTLGSEVRVELPGDEELLGTAERLDSDGRLVVRDRENGEEQAVAAGDVTHLRY
- a CDS encoding PH domain-containing protein — translated: MKRAASRAARGDAAAASGATPPAPARPRATAGTAAGSGTGTPGLPSATAAGYPPGGTAPVMRPERVVARVRSHARRLIPSALLLIAVVGATTYAVGVFDDPWVRLGILVAAVLVLLVGCVLPLIAWLARRTTITTRRVVLRHGVFSRVRQELLNSRATDVDVRAGWIASMFGSGDVRINTAHDRTFVLQDVPRPELVQAALQELMDPSSPAAIEHRRAVRAGLDGDTVAWHRR
- a CDS encoding DarT ssDNA thymidine ADP-ribosyltransferase family protein — its product is MCATCFPPPEPVAKPAAAAVRTTRTTTSLRGVTTRTSTRPPARVPGTRAAATFTPIDPKTVRIYHVTHVENLASIFGAGAILADASGAQPEVDLSAPAAREFRRSAPVAGTEHVVADYVPFLLSTDAHVWESVRTGSPDPRLADSAVARPAADHVLFVTSIEKAVGARTDQVGAVAVTGSDVAATGSVVDSAWPDVLRALQRIHRDDDGAQLTSAEFLVHDALPLERVLLIAVGNDRVRDRVRAVLDTFDLRTRVAVHPPYFQPNGGAVSES
- a CDS encoding GtrA family protein, whose product is MSSTARSALSRAWEGLLAYLVKFGVVGLIGLVIDVALFNLLRIGVFGEDHWAQSAIGAKTISTSVAIIFNWLGNRYWTFRSHRRKNYLREFVEYVVVSLGGMAIALGCLWVSHHWLGYTSLVADNIATNVVGLGLGTAFRFVLYRYWVYGHHRSDGLSNLDRVEEAQRTIFEEPEHEHADAAGGPSTPAGPDAADGQGPAALSSR
- a CDS encoding 5-(carboxyamino)imidazole ribonucleotide synthase, translating into MKQRSDRVRVGVIGGGQLARMMIPAAIELGVDIRVLAEADGMSAAIAADRVGDYTDLATVLEFAREVDVITFDHEHVPQDVLRALVDAGVAVRPGPDPLRFAQDKLLMRERLSELGLPVPDWARIESPAELDEFIAAHGGAAVVKTPRGGYDGKGVRVVRTAAEVAEWFAAASEDGRDGALLVEELVDFRRELAQLVARRPSGETVAWPLVETVQVGGVCSEVIAPAPHSAGKMSDVAAEIAFAVAEGLGVTGVMAVELFETTDERILVNELAMRPHNSGHWSMDGATTGQFEQHLRAVLDLPLGGTGTHADWSVMVNVLGGPVEGSLADRYAEALAQHPTVKLHNYGKAPRPGRKVGHVTAIGDDLDAVVYEARAAAAAFQD